Proteins encoded together in one Lathyrus oleraceus cultivar Zhongwan6 chromosome 5, CAAS_Psat_ZW6_1.0, whole genome shotgun sequence window:
- the LOC127080321 gene encoding uncharacterized protein LOC127080321, which translates to MPPKNRKFECGNDKRKKKKKIEDVPIENDNLNSVPIENDNLDSVPIVDEVNNDDDVDDDDDDDNVDYDIFDPRNWDRLQPKLIDLLVVKDPKRDNSIMKGPRDSLNRHFTANLYTRALANGEEKLYEDSNGNFLGLIEMLAEFDPIIQEHVRRVTTQKVHIHYLRHNIQNELISLLGSAIKIEIIRKIKQGLFDVLQNELKELGLDLFDVRGQGYDNGSNMKRKHQGVQKRFLDINLRAFYTPCGCHSLNLALCDMANSCIKAMNFFGVVQRIYTIFVNSTKRWQILKDNVKGLTPKSLSSTRWESRVESVKAIRTQMLEFTEALLEVSENDLDPKIQNEAKSLATNELGDFEFLMAIIFWFEILSAINSGLILYFEGHREIGFYKVLINAKEIAVELNIATIFPQRRIIKRKRKFDENLNIPSVKLSEEESFRVNYFLYLVDQAVVSLNKRFEQYQEYESIFGFLFTYHKLQSLDDATLKSCCTNFEQALKHNEQSDIDGNDFFAELKLLREMLPEEIIRPTDILLFLKGLDCFPNTVIEYRILLTIPVTVASAERSFSKLKLLKTYLRSTMSQERLNGLALIAIENDILETIKYEDLVDDFASKSVRRKALFM; encoded by the exons ATGCCTCCTAAGAATAGAAAATTTGAATGTGGAAATGATAAAcgtaagaaaaagaaaaaaattgaaga tgtgcccattgaaaatgataatcttAATAGTGTGCCcattgaaaatgataatcttgaTAGTGTGCCAATTGTTGATGAAGttaataatgatgatgatgtcgatgatgatgatgatgatgataatgttgaTTATGATATATTTGATCCAAGAAATTGGGATCGTCTTCAACCTAAACTGATTGATTTATTAGTTGTGAAAGATCCTAAAAGAGATAATTCTATTATGAAGGGTCCTAGAGATAGTTTGAATAGACATTTTACGGCTAATTTGTATACTAGAGCTTTAGCAAATGGAGAG GAGAAATTGTACGAAGATAGCAATGGAAACTTTTTGGGTTTGATTGAAATGTTAGCTGAATTTGACCCAATCATCCAAGAACATGTTAGACGTGTTACAACTCAAAAAGTTCATATTCATTATCTTAGGCATAACATACAGAATGAGTTGATTTCATTGCTTGGTTCTGCGATTAAAATTGAAATCATTAGAAAAATCAAACAG GGGCTTTTTGATGTTTTACAAAATGAATTGAAAGAACTTGGTCTCGACCTATTTGACGTGAGAGGGCAAGGTTATGATAATGGGTCCAATATGAAAAGAAAACACCAAGGTGTGCAAAAGAGATTTTTAGACATAAATCTGAGAGCCTTTTATACTCCTTGTGGTTGTCATAGTCTTAATTTGGCATTGTGTGATATGGCTAACTCTTGTATTAAAGCTATGAATTTTTTTGGAGTTGTTCAACGCATTTATACAATTTTTGTCAATTCTACTAAGAGATGGCAAATTTTGAAAGATAATGTAAAAGGGTTGACTCCAAAATCATTGTCATCCACTCGTTGGGAGAGTCGTGTAGAAAGTGTCAAAGCTATAAGAACTCAAATGTTAGAATTTACAGAAGCTTTGCTTGAAGTGTCAGAAAATGATCTTGATCCTAAAATACAAAATGAAGCTAAATCCTTAGCAACAAATGAGCTTGGTGATTTTGAGTTTTTGATGGCTATAATTTTTTGGTTTGAAATATTATCTGCAATTAATTCT GGGTTGATTTTGTATTTTGAGGGACATAGAGAAATAGGTTTTTATAAGGTATTGATTAACGCTAAGGAAATTGCGGTGGAATTGAATATTGCCACAATATTTCCTCAAAGGCGTATAATTAAAAGAAAAAGGAAATTTGATGAGAATTTGAATATCCCATCAGTCAAGCTATCAGAAGAAGAATCATTCAGGGTTAATTATTTTCTTTACCTTGTTGATCAAGCTGTTGTTTCTCTTAATAAGAGGTTTGAGCAATACCAAGAGTATGAAAGTATTTTTGGTTTCTTGTTTACTTATCACAAATTACAATCATTAGATGACGCAACTTTGAAGTCTTGTTGTACTAACTTTGAGCAGGCATTGAAACATAATGAGCAATCTGATATTGATGGGAATGATTTTTTTGCAGAGTTGAAGTTACTAAGAGAAATGTTGCCTGAAGAAATCATAAGACCTActgatatattattatttttaaaaggCTTGGATTGTTTTCCTAATACAGTTATTGAATATAGAATCTTATTGACTATTCCTGTGACAGTTGCTTCTGCAGAAAGAAGTTTTTCAAAATTGAAGTTGTTAAAGACTTACTTGCGATCTACCATGTCACAAGAAAGGCTTAATGGATTGGCATTAATAGCTATTGAAAATGATATTTTGGAGACAATAAAATATGAAGACTTAGTTGACGATTTTGCTTCAAAAAGTGTTCGTAGGAAGGCTCTTTTTATGTAG